The Methylomonas koyamae genome has a segment encoding these proteins:
- a CDS encoding P-II family nitrogen regulator gives MKEIRAYIQPHKLNQLTLALMEIPDFPGMSVMDCEGFGRERTEHIQDYKPFLAKKRIEIFAPEHLVETIFQTVMKVARSGHHGDGKVYIVEAVAGGRISTGERDADLG, from the coding sequence ATGAAAGAAATCCGTGCCTATATTCAGCCGCATAAACTTAACCAACTGACGCTGGCCTTGATGGAAATTCCCGATTTTCCGGGGATGTCGGTGATGGATTGCGAGGGTTTCGGTCGCGAACGCACCGAACACATTCAGGATTACAAGCCGTTTCTGGCCAAAAAACGGATCGAGATCTTTGCACCGGAGCATCTGGTGGAGACGATTTTTCAGACCGTCATGAAGGTTGCGCGTAGCGGCCACCACGGCGACGGCAAGGTCTACATCGTCGAAGCGGTGGCGGGCGGGCGGATCAGCACCGGCGAACGCGATGCTGATTTAGGCTAA
- a CDS encoding phosphoribosylaminoimidazolesuccinocarboxamide synthase yields the protein MNAPAALYESSLPHLKLLGRGKVRDMYEIDDSHLLIVTTDRMSAFDVIMPDPIPGKGRVLTSVSNFWFEKMRDIIPNHLSDDLTLADVIPDPELRAQVEGRAIIVKRLKPLPVEAIVRGYLIGSGWKDYQRCGAVCGIELPAGLQQAQQLPQPIYTPSSKAEVGVHDENISFADTVKLIGEELAGKVRDASLRLYTTAAEYARQRGIIIADTKFEFGLDAAGTLYLIDEALTPDSSRFWPVEQYQVGISPPSFDKQYLRDYLETLDWNKTAPGPKLPEEVSSKCAEKYREAELKLLGR from the coding sequence ATGAATGCCCCCGCCGCCCTTTACGAATCCTCCCTGCCGCATCTGAAACTGCTCGGCCGCGGCAAAGTCCGCGACATGTACGAAATCGACGACAGCCATTTGCTGATCGTCACGACCGACCGGATGTCGGCATTCGACGTGATCATGCCCGATCCGATTCCGGGCAAAGGCAGGGTATTGACCAGCGTCTCCAACTTCTGGTTCGAGAAAATGCGCGACATCATCCCCAACCACTTGAGCGACGATTTGACCTTGGCCGACGTGATTCCCGATCCGGAGCTCAGAGCACAGGTGGAAGGCCGCGCCATTATCGTCAAGCGCCTGAAACCGCTGCCGGTGGAAGCCATCGTCCGCGGCTACCTGATCGGTTCCGGCTGGAAGGACTACCAGCGTTGCGGCGCCGTATGCGGCATCGAACTGCCGGCCGGCCTGCAACAGGCGCAACAACTGCCGCAACCGATTTACACGCCGTCCAGCAAAGCCGAAGTCGGCGTGCACGACGAGAACATCAGCTTTGCCGACACCGTCAAATTAATCGGAGAGGAATTAGCCGGCAAAGTTCGCGACGCCAGCCTGCGGCTTTACACCACGGCGGCCGAATACGCCCGCCAGCGCGGCATCATCATCGCCGACACCAAGTTCGAATTCGGCCTGGACGCGGCCGGCACCCTGTACCTGATCGACGAAGCGCTGACGCCGGACTCGTCGCGCTTCTGGCCGGTCGAACAATACCAAGTCGGCATCAGCCCGCCCAGCTTCGACAAGCAATATTTGCGCGATTACCTGGAAACGTTGGATTGGAATAAAACCGCTCCCGGCCCGAAATTGCCGGAAGAGGTCAGCAGCAAATGCGCCGAGAAATACCGCGAGGCGGAATTGAAGCTGCTGGGCCGGTAA
- the djlA gene encoding co-chaperone DjlA: MSWLGKLVGGAFGFLMGGPLGAIFGAAVGHQFDAGMQETADQTLHPGEQHRVQTAFFTATFAVMGHVAKVDGRVSSEEIGLANRVMENMELTPELREAAIHLFRQGKQAGFPLAGVLKQFRNECHRRTHLLRMFVEIQLQAAFADGVFDASEEALLKDICRQLGLSEFEYRVIKGQVAAQQRFRQQSSREYASEPAAPRVEDAYAVLGISAQASEAEVKKAYRRLMSQHHPDKLVAKGLPEEMMALAKQKTQQIRKAYETIKERRGF, encoded by the coding sequence ATGAGTTGGTTGGGTAAATTGGTTGGAGGCGCTTTCGGCTTCTTGATGGGGGGGCCGTTGGGCGCCATTTTCGGCGCGGCGGTCGGCCACCAGTTCGATGCCGGGATGCAAGAGACGGCGGACCAGACTTTGCATCCGGGCGAGCAGCATCGGGTACAAACCGCGTTCTTTACCGCGACGTTTGCCGTGATGGGCCATGTGGCCAAGGTCGACGGCCGGGTGTCGAGCGAGGAAATCGGCTTGGCCAACCGGGTCATGGAGAATATGGAACTGACGCCGGAACTGCGCGAAGCTGCGATCCATCTGTTTCGCCAGGGTAAGCAAGCCGGCTTTCCGTTGGCCGGCGTACTGAAGCAATTCCGCAACGAGTGTCATCGGCGTACGCATTTGTTGCGGATGTTCGTCGAAATCCAGTTGCAGGCGGCGTTCGCCGACGGCGTGTTCGATGCCAGCGAAGAAGCGTTGCTGAAAGATATTTGCCGGCAACTCGGCTTGTCGGAATTCGAATACCGGGTGATCAAGGGCCAAGTCGCCGCCCAACAGCGCTTTCGCCAGCAGAGCAGCCGCGAATATGCCTCAGAACCCGCGGCACCGCGCGTGGAGGATGCTTATGCCGTGCTGGGCATCTCGGCGCAGGCCAGCGAGGCGGAAGTCAAAAAAGCTTATCGCCGGCTGATGAGCCAGCATCATCCGGATAAGTTGGTAGCGAAAGGTTTGCCGGAAGAAATGATGGCCTTAGCCAAACAGAAAACCCAACAGATCAGAAAAGCTTACGAAACTATCAAGGAGCGCCGGGGCTTTTAA
- a CDS encoding IMPACT family protein, translating to MKIVAAACQIEEIVKKSRFIGVISPCRAEAEALAVLTDLHRRYPDASHIVYAYRIQSADGLVCRFYDAGEPSGTAGKPIFQHLEGKQLINLVVAVVRYFGGIKLGAGGLTRAYGNVAKAVIEAADIVDYVEFAEVDLTLDYSRLQPLEYQLKKLDGSILAQEFSDNVRLTVKLPKHNLPSLDAFLA from the coding sequence GTGAAAATCGTCGCCGCGGCCTGCCAGATCGAAGAGATCGTCAAGAAATCCCGCTTCATCGGCGTCATCAGCCCGTGCCGCGCGGAAGCCGAGGCGCTGGCAGTGTTAACCGATCTGCACCGGCGTTATCCGGATGCCAGCCACATCGTTTACGCTTACCGCATCCAGTCGGCCGACGGCCTGGTCTGCCGGTTTTACGATGCCGGCGAACCCAGCGGCACCGCCGGCAAGCCGATTTTTCAGCATCTGGAAGGAAAGCAACTGATTAATTTGGTCGTTGCGGTGGTACGTTATTTCGGAGGCATCAAGCTCGGCGCCGGCGGCCTGACCCGGGCTTACGGCAACGTCGCCAAAGCGGTGATCGAAGCGGCGGACATTGTCGATTACGTCGAATTTGCCGAAGTCGACCTGACCTTGGACTACAGCCGCTTGCAGCCGCTGGAATACCAGTTAAAGAAATTGGACGGCAGCATCCTGGCGCAGGAATTCAGCGACAACGTGCGGCTGACGGTGAAACTGCCCAAGCACAATCTCCCGTCCCTCGACGCCTTTCTGGCATAA
- a CDS encoding ABC transporter ATP-binding protein — translation MNEIGISIQDKTYRDGHGGAQRSTIADLNFKVEPNEFVCLLGPSGCGKTTLLNMVAGLDRHYQGKIRIGGQAAAAKIGYVFQSPRLLPWRTVRQNIELVFDGPPPAALIDELLAGMQLDAVQHSYPERLSLGMQRRVAIIRAFAVNPDILLMDEPFVSLDAPSARQVRTLLYALWQQRPHTVLFVSHDLREAIALADRLIFLSPPPMRIVSDITVDIPRDGRHDEVQIEAFREYLLKQHPAINGLL, via the coding sequence ATGAACGAAATCGGCATCAGCATACAAGATAAGACTTACCGCGACGGCCATGGCGGCGCGCAACGCAGCACAATCGCCGATCTGAATTTCAAAGTCGAACCCAACGAATTCGTCTGCCTGCTCGGCCCGTCGGGCTGCGGAAAAACCACGCTGTTGAATATGGTGGCCGGCCTGGACCGCCATTATCAGGGCAAAATCCGCATCGGCGGGCAAGCCGCCGCCGCTAAAATCGGCTACGTGTTCCAAAGTCCGCGGCTGCTGCCATGGCGCACCGTTCGCCAAAACATCGAATTGGTATTCGACGGTCCGCCGCCGGCCGCGCTGATCGACGAGTTGCTGGCCGGCATGCAGCTCGACGCGGTACAGCACAGTTACCCCGAGCGGCTGTCGCTGGGCATGCAGCGCCGGGTGGCAATCATCCGCGCCTTTGCCGTGAATCCCGACATCCTGCTGATGGACGAACCCTTCGTATCGCTGGACGCCCCCAGCGCCCGCCAGGTGCGCACGCTGTTGTATGCGCTGTGGCAACAGCGGCCGCATACCGTGTTGTTCGTCAGCCACGATTTGCGCGAGGCAATCGCGTTGGCCGACCGTCTGATATTTTTGTCGCCGCCGCCGATGCGTATCGTCAGCGATATTACCGTCGATATCCCGCGCGACGGCCGCCACGACGAAGTCCAAATCGAAGCCTTCCGCGAATACTTGTTGAAGCAGCATCCGGCTATCAACGGACTGTTGTAA
- a CDS encoding ABC transporter permease, whose amino-acid sequence MRWSGPTRQRSGVVTLLSLLLLLGIWQAAAMLLDDPSLPLPARVAGVFWQATASGELPHHLGATLFRLAVSFSIAMLLGCAIGLLLGKNKAMDAFFDNWLVIFLNIPALVTVILCYIWFGLQESAAILAVVVNKLPNVIVTIREGARALDQDLLEMAQSYRFSRRKTLVHVIWPQLHPFVMAATRSGLALIWKIILLVELLGRSDGMGYQLHLFFQLFDVASLLAYTFAFIAVIQAIEWLVLRPLDRAALRWRR is encoded by the coding sequence ATGAGGTGGTCCGGTCCTACCCGGCAGCGTAGCGGCGTGGTTACGCTGTTATCGCTGTTACTGTTGCTCGGTATTTGGCAAGCGGCGGCGATGCTGCTCGACGATCCCAGCCTGCCGCTGCCGGCAAGGGTGGCCGGCGTGTTTTGGCAGGCAACCGCTTCCGGCGAATTACCGCACCACCTGGGCGCCACCTTGTTTCGGCTGGCCGTTAGTTTTTCGATTGCGATGCTGCTCGGCTGCGCAATCGGGCTCCTGTTGGGCAAAAACAAAGCCATGGACGCGTTCTTCGACAATTGGCTGGTGATTTTTCTGAACATCCCGGCCCTAGTCACCGTCATACTGTGTTACATCTGGTTCGGTTTGCAAGAATCGGCGGCGATTCTGGCCGTCGTGGTTAACAAGCTGCCGAACGTGATCGTCACGATCCGCGAGGGCGCCCGGGCGCTGGACCAGGATTTGCTGGAAATGGCACAAAGCTACCGCTTCAGCCGCCGCAAAACCCTGGTACACGTGATCTGGCCGCAACTGCATCCATTTGTGATGGCGGCCACCCGTTCCGGCTTGGCCCTGATCTGGAAGATCATTCTACTGGTGGAATTGCTGGGCCGCAGCGACGGCATGGGTTACCAACTGCATTTGTTCTTCCAGTTGTTCGACGTCGCCAGCCTGTTGGCTTACACCTTTGCCTTTATTGCGGTGATCCAGGCCATCGAGTGGCTGGTGTTGCGGCCGCTGGACCGGGCGGCGCTGAGGTGGCGGCGATGA
- a CDS encoding ABC transporter substrate-binding protein encodes MNLKICLLTAAALFAATGETAEKTAIRIGAMASGTLNWELAAMRNQGLLERADFAIENVAFANQQAGKVALQAGAVDLIVSDWIWTSSMRGEGAKLSFYPFSDTSGALLVANASPIKTLADLKGKKLGIAGGELDKNWLLLQALGRQQQLDLNAGVEKVYGAPPLLSQQLLGQRVDALLTYWQFAARLEAQGYRTLLSGEDMVRQLGIAETVPSIGYVFKQEWAEQHKAALKQFFELSRQARDSLCSNDAEWAKILPLTEAGSPAEQEKLRAGYCKGRIEQWTPAQQAAAEKIYLMLHQIDSKLTGAAGHIQPGTFWSAD; translated from the coding sequence ATGAACTTGAAAATCTGCCTGTTGACTGCGGCGGCTTTATTCGCCGCCACCGGCGAAACCGCCGAGAAAACCGCGATCAGAATCGGCGCGATGGCCTCCGGCACGCTGAACTGGGAATTGGCGGCGATGCGCAACCAGGGCTTGTTGGAGCGGGCGGATTTTGCGATCGAAAACGTCGCCTTCGCCAACCAGCAAGCCGGCAAAGTCGCGCTGCAAGCCGGCGCGGTCGACCTGATCGTCTCCGACTGGATCTGGACCTCGAGCATGCGCGGCGAAGGCGCCAAGTTGAGTTTTTACCCGTTTTCCGACACCTCCGGCGCGCTGCTGGTCGCAAACGCCAGCCCGATCAAAACGCTGGCCGATCTGAAAGGCAAAAAACTGGGCATTGCCGGCGGCGAGCTGGATAAAAACTGGCTGTTGCTGCAAGCCTTGGGTCGGCAGCAGCAATTGGACCTGAATGCCGGCGTCGAAAAAGTCTACGGCGCCCCGCCGTTGTTAAGCCAGCAATTGCTGGGGCAACGGGTGGATGCGTTATTGACCTACTGGCAATTCGCCGCCCGCCTGGAAGCCCAGGGTTACCGGACCTTGCTCAGCGGCGAGGACATGGTCCGCCAGTTGGGCATAGCCGAAACCGTACCCAGTATCGGCTACGTGTTCAAACAGGAGTGGGCCGAGCAACATAAAGCCGCACTAAAGCAATTCTTCGAATTAAGCCGGCAAGCTCGCGACAGCTTGTGCAGCAACGATGCCGAATGGGCGAAAATCCTGCCGCTGACCGAAGCCGGCAGCCCGGCCGAGCAGGAAAAACTCCGCGCCGGTTATTGCAAGGGCCGCATCGAGCAATGGACACCGGCCCAACAAGCCGCGGCCGAAAAAATCTACCTGATGTTGCACCAGATCGATAGCAAACTGACCGGCGCTGCCGGCCACATCCAGCCAGGCACGTTCTGGTCCGCCGATTGA
- a CDS encoding EAL domain-containing protein — protein MPAFLNPLLSNSFFALAYFIGGFLGHMLTMPPSQASAIWPPAGIALAGMLHSGRNVLPGLAVGAIAAQIYAFSGLGGGQSPTLGYWMGTAAGIAACGQAWLGAFMINRWIGPHNPLLEDRHIVHFFVLAIASCLLAPTLGSGLLYLLGCIELSEFGLNWSTWWVGDSIGAVIFAPIWLAFIAAPRHTWRQRQQFVVYPLAATLVLVVVAVVYSSNLEHRRIRELFESQTGLLHQSIQQHFDSDILNNQLLKALFDSSDSVDRNEFRLFAHTIFSQHPELEVLEWLPKVEQAQRSAFENREQIRIVERDSQGADKAATEREFYLPVAYWFGNEQNLGLDALSRPELRNAINTAVASGKTSATGGLAFADGQFGFAVFSPIYAKGKPLNTVQQREQHLQGLVANVFRLSSEVAEIMSRLESNRLSLGIYDGERQLFGAAAPNPQSAMQFPKLHQQLDLKIADRVWSIHYRPSPAFYAEQHSWTVWWLLSGSFLLCGLTSFGLMLMTGRTARIEDLVALKTRDLLRSNQALNSEIERRKQQENELRIAAATFQSHEAIMVTDAKGVVLRVNDAFSRITGYSADEVIGRRSDLLSKVRQAPGLLHGLFRALLRDNQWRGEIWNRRKNGDVFPEWLTVTGVRDESGKQLNYVAIFSDISEQKAAEREIHELAFYDPLTGLPNRRLLLDRLKQEIAAAKRQHCYGALFFLDLDHFKTLNDSRGHQVGDELLTQVAQRLRAIIREEDTACRLGGDEFIVMVPGRYSELAQATHHAVMLAEKILHTINQPFNVQGSEHHFSTSIGVTLFPEAAEQPEAVIQQADTAMYRAKESGRNGISFYRPSMQETADRRLTLEKEIREALKQSQFVLHYQPQVDDSGRVVSAEALIRWQHPQRGMISPAEFIPVAEDTRLILPLGEWVIRETCRQIGAWDRENRAIGHVAVNVSSRQFRQPDFVQQIERILADAGLSADRLVIELTEGSVISNIEDTVRKMRDLQTLGVKTSIDDFGIGYSSLSYLKTLPISQLKIDQSFVKDLPEDQNDAVIVETIINMAKSLRLHVIAEGVETAEQVLFLREKGCLSYQGYHIGRPVPAAQFHS, from the coding sequence ATGCCAGCTTTTCTCAATCCGCTACTCAGCAATAGTTTTTTCGCACTGGCGTATTTTATCGGCGGATTTCTGGGCCACATGCTGACCATGCCGCCCAGCCAGGCCAGCGCCATCTGGCCGCCGGCCGGCATCGCCCTGGCCGGCATGCTGCATTCGGGCCGGAACGTGTTGCCCGGCCTGGCGGTCGGCGCGATTGCGGCGCAAATTTACGCATTTTCCGGGCTCGGCGGCGGCCAATCCCCAACGTTGGGCTATTGGATGGGGACTGCGGCCGGCATCGCCGCCTGCGGCCAAGCCTGGCTCGGCGCATTTATGATCAACCGCTGGATCGGCCCGCACAATCCGTTGCTGGAAGACCGCCACATCGTCCACTTCTTCGTGTTGGCCATCGCCAGTTGCCTGCTGGCGCCGACGCTGGGTTCCGGCCTGCTTTACTTGCTGGGTTGCATCGAACTCAGCGAATTCGGCCTGAACTGGAGCACCTGGTGGGTCGGCGATTCGATCGGTGCGGTAATCTTCGCGCCGATCTGGCTGGCCTTCATCGCCGCCCCGCGCCACACATGGCGCCAACGCCAACAATTCGTGGTCTATCCGCTGGCTGCAACCCTGGTACTGGTGGTCGTCGCCGTGGTCTACAGCAGCAATCTGGAACACCGCCGCATCCGCGAACTGTTCGAAAGCCAGACCGGTTTGCTGCACCAGAGCATTCAGCAACATTTCGATAGCGACATACTGAACAACCAGTTGCTGAAAGCCTTGTTCGACAGTTCCGATAGCGTGGACCGCAACGAATTCCGCCTGTTCGCCCACACCATCTTTAGCCAGCACCCGGAACTGGAAGTGTTGGAATGGCTGCCCAAAGTCGAGCAGGCGCAACGCAGCGCATTCGAGAACCGCGAGCAAATCCGCATCGTCGAACGCGATTCGCAGGGGGCCGATAAAGCGGCAACCGAGCGCGAGTTTTATCTGCCGGTAGCTTACTGGTTCGGCAACGAGCAAAACCTGGGCCTGGATGCGCTGAGCCGGCCCGAATTACGCAACGCGATAAACACTGCCGTCGCTTCCGGCAAAACCAGCGCCACCGGCGGCCTGGCGTTTGCCGACGGCCAATTCGGCTTTGCCGTGTTTTCACCGATCTATGCCAAAGGTAAGCCGCTCAACACGGTGCAACAACGCGAACAGCATTTGCAGGGCCTAGTCGCCAATGTGTTCCGGCTGAGCAGCGAAGTGGCGGAAATCATGTCCCGCCTCGAATCCAACCGCTTGTCGCTCGGCATTTACGACGGGGAACGGCAGCTGTTCGGCGCCGCGGCGCCCAATCCGCAATCCGCCATGCAATTTCCAAAATTGCACCAGCAATTGGATTTGAAAATAGCGGACCGCGTCTGGAGCATTCACTACCGGCCGTCGCCGGCGTTTTACGCCGAACAGCATTCCTGGACGGTGTGGTGGCTTCTGTCCGGCAGTTTTCTGTTGTGCGGCCTGACCAGTTTCGGCCTGATGCTGATGACCGGCCGCACCGCCCGCATCGAAGATTTGGTGGCGTTGAAAACCCGCGACCTGCTGCGCAGCAACCAAGCCCTGAACAGCGAGATCGAACGCCGCAAGCAACAGGAAAACGAATTGCGCATCGCCGCCGCCACGTTTCAGTCGCACGAGGCAATCATGGTCACCGATGCCAAGGGCGTGGTGCTCAGAGTTAACGACGCCTTCAGCCGCATTACCGGTTATAGCGCCGACGAAGTCATCGGCCGCCGGTCCGATCTGTTGTCCAAAGTCCGCCAGGCACCGGGCCTGTTGCATGGCCTGTTCCGCGCCTTGTTGCGCGACAACCAGTGGCGCGGCGAGATCTGGAACCGGCGGAAAAACGGCGACGTGTTCCCGGAGTGGCTGACCGTGACCGGCGTCCGCGACGAAAGCGGTAAACAATTGAATTACGTCGCCATCTTTTCCGACATCAGCGAACAGAAAGCGGCGGAACGCGAAATCCACGAGCTGGCGTTCTACGATCCGCTGACCGGCTTGCCGAACCGGCGTCTGCTGCTGGACCGCTTGAAACAGGAAATCGCCGCCGCCAAGCGCCAACATTGTTACGGCGCGCTGTTTTTTCTGGATCTGGACCATTTCAAGACGCTGAACGATTCCCGCGGCCACCAGGTCGGCGACGAGCTGTTGACTCAGGTTGCGCAGCGGCTGCGCGCCATCATCCGCGAAGAAGACACGGCCTGCCGCCTGGGCGGCGACGAGTTTATCGTCATGGTACCGGGACGCTACAGCGAACTGGCCCAAGCCACCCACCACGCCGTGATGCTGGCCGAGAAGATTCTGCACACCATCAACCAGCCCTTCAACGTGCAGGGCAGCGAACACCATTTTTCCACCAGCATCGGCGTCACACTGTTTCCGGAAGCGGCCGAACAGCCGGAGGCGGTGATCCAGCAAGCCGACACGGCGATGTACCGGGCCAAGGAAAGCGGCCGCAACGGCATCAGCTTCTACCGGCCGTCGATGCAGGAAACCGCCGACCGCCGGCTGACTCTGGAAAAGGAAATTCGCGAGGCCTTGAAACAATCCCAATTCGTATTGCATTACCAGCCCCAGGTCGACGACAGCGGCCGCGTGGTCAGCGCAGAGGCCCTGATTCGCTGGCAGCATCCGCAGCGCGGCATGATTTCCCCGGCCGAATTTATCCCGGTTGCCGAAGATACTCGCTTGATTTTGCCGCTCGGCGAATGGGTGATCCGCGAGACCTGCCGCCAGATCGGCGCCTGGGACCGGGAAAACCGGGCCATCGGCCACGTCGCCGTCAACGTCAGTTCCCGCCAGTTCCGCCAGCCGGACTTTGTCCAACAAATCGAGCGGATTCTGGCCGATGCCGGCCTGTCCGCCGACCGGCTGGTGATCGAATTGACCGAAGGGTCGGTGATCAGCAACATCGAGGATACGGTCAGGAAGATGCGCGATTTGCAAACCTTGGGCGTCAAAACCTCGATCGACGATTTCGGCATCGGCTATTCGTCGCTGTCTTACCTGAAAACGCTGCCGATCAGCCAGCTCAAAATCGACCAAAGCTTCGTCAAAGACCTGCCGGAAGACCAAAACGACGCCGTCATCGTCGAGACCATCATCAATATGGCGAAAAGCCTGCGCCTGCACGTGATTGCCGAAGGCGTGGAAACCGCGGAGCAAGTGCTGTTCTTGCGGGAAAAAGGCTGCCTGTCCTACCAGGGTTACCACATCGGCCGCCCGGTTCCGGCCGCCCAATTCCACAGTTAA
- a CDS encoding pyridoxamine 5'-phosphate oxidase family protein, giving the protein MQAAAPETDCLRLIAASDGAAIASCAADGDAEASYAPVLQHGGIFYVYVSGLAKHNGNLLRRRQGSLLFLGEAGGNPFARPRASVSCTVAEIAPDDPHYVELLDRLEARFGNVVGLLRTLPDFRLLALTPIRYQYVAGFGKAYSFAANPNEPAP; this is encoded by the coding sequence ATGCAGGCCGCCGCTCCGGAAACCGACTGCCTGCGCCTGATCGCGGCCAGCGACGGCGCGGCTATCGCCAGTTGCGCGGCCGACGGCGATGCCGAAGCCAGTTACGCGCCGGTGTTGCAGCATGGCGGTATTTTTTACGTTTACGTCAGCGGCCTGGCCAAACACAACGGGAACCTATTGCGCCGTCGCCAGGGCTCGCTACTGTTTTTGGGCGAGGCAGGCGGCAACCCGTTTGCCCGGCCCCGAGCCAGCGTAAGCTGTACCGTCGCCGAAATCGCACCCGACGATCCGCATTACGTGGAATTACTCGACAGGCTAGAAGCCCGTTTCGGCAATGTCGTAGGCCTGCTGCGCACCTTGCCGGATTTCCGCTTGCTAGCCCTGACGCCGATTCGCTACCAGTATGTGGCCGGTTTCGGCAAAGCCTACAGTTTTGCCGCCAATCCAAACGAACCGGCCCCGTAG
- a CDS encoding DNA-3-methyladenine glycosylase I, which yields MAAKCVWALASANEEHYHDNEWGEPLHDDRRLFEFLVLEGAQAGLSWRTILNKRPAYRAAFDDFVPEIVAEYDAAKLEQLLGNPGIVRNRLKIQSAVANAQAFLAVQRQFGSFDSYIWSFVDGRTIQNRWQSHAELPAYSAESERMSKDLQKRGFKFVGRTICYAYMQAVGMVNDHTVDCFRHAELARS from the coding sequence ATGGCGGCCAAATGCGTCTGGGCTTTGGCCAGCGCCAACGAAGAACACTACCACGACAACGAATGGGGCGAGCCGCTCCACGACGACCGCCGCCTGTTCGAGTTTTTAGTGCTGGAAGGCGCCCAGGCCGGGTTGAGTTGGCGCACGATTCTGAACAAGCGCCCGGCATACCGCGCCGCCTTCGACGATTTCGTGCCCGAGATCGTCGCCGAATACGATGCCGCCAAACTCGAACAATTGCTGGGTAACCCCGGCATCGTCAGAAACCGCTTGAAAATCCAGTCCGCCGTCGCCAATGCCCAAGCGTTTCTGGCGGTACAACGGCAATTCGGCAGCTTCGACAGTTACATTTGGAGCTTCGTCGACGGCCGCACCATCCAAAACCGCTGGCAAAGCCATGCCGAGCTACCGGCCTACTCGGCGGAATCCGAACGCATGAGCAAAGATTTGCAAAAACGCGGCTTCAAATTCGTCGGCCGCACCATCTGCTACGCCTACATGCAGGCGGTGGGCATGGTCAACGACCATACCGTCGATTGCTTCCGCCACGCGGAATTGGCCCGGTCGTAA
- a CDS encoding YajD family HNH nuclease, producing MSDNKAYHIVAEARRYKEEREKGYREQALKLYPWICGRCAREFDHKNLRELTVHHINHDHDHNPPDGSNWELLCLYCHDNEHQRYEEQVRYGGKGSADGKSPTATFNPFADLKKMMNKD from the coding sequence ATGTCGGATAACAAAGCCTACCATATCGTTGCCGAAGCCCGGCGCTACAAAGAAGAGCGGGAAAAAGGCTACCGGGAGCAGGCCTTGAAGTTATATCCGTGGATCTGCGGGCGCTGCGCCAGGGAGTTCGACCATAAGAATCTGCGGGAACTGACGGTACACCACATCAACCACGACCACGACCACAACCCGCCCGACGGCAGCAATTGGGAGCTGCTGTGCCTTTACTGCCACGACAACGAACACCAGCGCTACGAAGAACAGGTGCGCTACGGCGGCAAAGGCAGCGCGGACGGCAAATCGCCGACGGCGACGTTCAATCCGTTCGCCGATCTGAAAAAAATGATGAATAAAGACTGA